A window of Paenibacillus phoenicis genomic DNA:
CAGCCCGCGGAAAGCGACCTCGTCTTTCACCTGCGCACGCAGGCCGGCAATAAGCGGCTCCTACTGTCGGCGAATCCGACGTACCCGCGGGTTCATTTTACGGAAGCCTCGTTTCCGAATCCGCTGGAGGCGCCGATGTTCTGCATGCTGCTGCGCAAGCACTGCGAGGGTGGGACTATCGAAGCGGTGACGCAGGTCAGCATGGAGCGGATCATCCATATCGACGTCCGCACGCGCGATGAGCTCGGCGATTTGTCTATCAAGCGGATCATCATCGAATTGATGGGACGGCACAGCAACATCATCCTGGTCGACCCGGCCACCGGTACCCAATTGGACGGAATTCATCACGTGACGCCGGCCATTTCCGGCTATCGGATCGTCATGCCCGGCTTCGCCTATACAGCGCCGCCGGAGCAGCACAAGCTTCATCCGCTCGAAGCGGATCGTGCGGCTTTTATGGCCGCCTGGCAAGCGGCAACAGCCGAAGGCAAAGGCACCGGCAGCGGCTGGCTGGTCGATGCCTTCGCCGGGCTGAGCCCGCTGATCGCCGGCGAAATCTATGCCCGCGCCGGGGTCAGCGGCGTTGCAGCGGAGATCGGGCTGAATCCGGAGGAAGCGGAGCGGTTATGGTTAGCTTTTGACGGATTGATGGAGGAGGTTCGCAGCCAGAAGTATGCCCCCATTACCGGCGAAAACGCCAAAGGGAAAAGCATCTTCTCCGCCATTCGGCTCACAAGCGCCCACGGGGAGATTCGAACCTATCCTTCGATCAGCGAATGCATGGAGGACTACTACGGGGATAAAGCGCTGCGGGATACGGTCAAGCAGAAAACGAGCGACCTGCTGCGCTTCCTGCAAAACGAGCGGAACAAGAACATAAAGAAGCTAACTAACCTGGAGAAAGATCTGAGCGAAGCCGAAGATGCCGAACGTTACCGCATCTGGGGCGAGCTGCTGCTGCCTTCGCTGCATACGATCCGCAAAGGCGACACCAGCGTTGAGTTGGTCAACTACTACGATGAAGCGCAGGGAATGGAGACCATCACGCTGGATCCGCTGCTGACCCCTTCGGAGAACGCCCAGCGGTACTTTAAGAAGTACAACAAATTCAAAAACAGCCTCGCCGTCATCGAGGAACAGATGAAGCTGGCTAAAGAGGAAATTGCTTACCTCGATGGCTTGCTGCAGCAGTTGAACGATGCGACGTTAAGCGATATCGACGAGATCCGCGAGGAGTTGACCCAGCAGGGATATTTGCGGGACCGGGCCAAACGGGGCAAGAAGAAGAAAAAGAACGACCGTCCGACGTTGCACGTCTATACTTCGTCGGAGGGCATCGAAATTTACGTGGGCAAAAACAATCTGCAAAACGAATACGTCACCAACCGGCTCGGCAAACCCAACGATACCTGGCTCCATACGAAGGATATCCCGGGCTCACACGTGCTAATCCGAAGCGACTCATATGGCGATGCGACGTTAAACGAAGCTGCGCAGCTTGCCGCCTATTTCAGCCAGGCGAAGCAATCAAGCAGCGTCCCGGTGGACTGCACCCTCATCCGCTACGTCCGCAAACCAAACGGCGCCAAGCCTGGCTTCGTCATTTACGACCACCAGCGGACGTTGTACGTCACGCCAGATGAACAGCTCATTAAATCGTTGCCGAACACAGTGAAGAACGGCTGATGATTGTTGGCAAAGTCTCAAATGTAAAAGTGCAGTTGAACCCCATCCAAAACCGCCGAATTGAATCAATCAGATGCAAAAGTACAGTAGATTCTCAGCTTCACATGGGGATTTGCACGGATTCACGCCTAACGGACTGCACTTTTACATTTGCCCAATAAAAAACGGTGCTCCAAAAGGGATCATAGATTCATTGACCCTTTGGACCACCGTTTTTTCAGTTTTTCTCAGCCCGTCTGGCCGCCTCCGCCGCCTGTTTCAACCGTTCCACCGTACCCGGCGGTGCCGTGCGTCCACCCAAATCACCGTGAAAAACAACACCCTGCCGCACGCCGTGATAATCGGATCCCCCGGTCACGATAAGCCCGTACTGCTCGGCCATGGCGGCATAACGGATCTCCTCCTCCGCCCCGTGGTCAGAGTGGTACACTTCTATCCCGTCCGGCTTCCCACGCTCCAGGATCGACCGCACCAGCTCGTCGTCCCCGTACAAGCCCGGATGCGCTAACACCGCCGCGCCGCCTCCCTCATGAATCCACGTGATCGCCTCCTCCGGCGATATACGCGGCAGAGAAGCATATCCTGGTTTGCCTTCGGACAAATACCGATCAAAGGCCTCGCGCATATCCGACACGTACCCCTTGCGGACGAGAACATCGGCGATATGAGGCCGGCCCAAGCTTTCACCCGGACGCAGCGGCCGGGCCACCCCAGCCTTCACTTCCTCCATCGTAATCTCAAGGCCTAATTGCTGCAGCTTCGCGATAATTAGGGTATTTCGCTCCTCCCGAACCGACCGAAGCCGGGCCAAGCGCTCCAGAAGGTGTTCATCCTCGAAATTCAGGAAGTACCCCAACACATGGATGTCTTTGCCCCCGGCGCGGGTGCTGATTTCGATGCCGGGGACAACGTCCACGCCAAGCTCCTTCCCGGCCAGCAAAGCCTCCTCAATCCCGGCAACGGTATCGTGATCTGTGATGGCCAAGCCCGTCAGCCCTTTCTCCTTGGCCAGCCTTACGTTTTCCGCCGGCTTATTCATCCCGTCCGAAGCTTGGGTATGTGAATGAAGGTCGTAACGTTCGTTTGCCATATGTGGTTCCATGTTATCCCATCCTTCATTTTCGCAATGTCTTTTACGTAGTTTGCGGATATTCCCGCAGGAAAGTCAAAAACGTCACCGCTGTGACCGGCAACAGCGTCGATTTCAAGTGGATCGAATAAAACATCCGTTTAAAAGACAACCCTTCAATATCCAGCACCTCCAGCAGTCCCAGCGCCTGCTCATGCTTAACGGAAGAAGGTGAAATAATCGTGATGCCAATCCCGGCCTCGACCGCCGATTTTACCGCCCCCGTGCTGCCGAGTTCCATAACAGTACGAATTTGATTGATGTCAACACCGCATCTCCGCAGTTCATCCTCCATCACCTGACGAGTGCCAGAGCCTTTTTCCCGCAGTACAAAAGGGTAATGAATCGCTTCCTCCACCGTTACAGACCTTCTCCCCGACAACGGGTGGCCTGCGGGAACAATTAGCTTGAGCTCATCCTCCATGACAGGCTCGGATACCAAGTCCGGATGTTGAACCGGCGCTTCAACTAACCCGAAACTCAGCTGGTGATTCAGGATCTCCTCGATGATTTGCGTCGTGTTGATCACCTTCATCACGATTGAGATATGAGGGTATCGCTGTCCAAACGGCCCAAGGAGCCGAGGGAGGACGTATTCCCCGATCGTCAAGCTGGAGCCGAGCTGCAGCCGCCCCTCCAGCATCGATGTATGCCGCGACATGGCCTGCTCTGTTTCACGAATTAACTCCACGCTCTGGCGAGCAAACGGCAGCAAAGTTTGGCCGGCTTCCGTTAATTCGATCTTTTTCGTAGAACGGATCAGTAGCTTCGTGCCGAAGTAATCTTCCAGCGATTGGATTTGCATCGTAACCGCAGGCTGAGTCATGTGCAGTGCCTGGGCTGCAGCCGAGAAGCTGCCACGCTGCGCCACCGTATAGAAAATATGAAGCTGGTGATAGTTTAACGCCATCGTCCGGCACTCCCCTTTCTTTCCATTGCAAAGCTCTCCATTAACAATAGCATGCCCGGGCCAACTACATAAAGTGCTAGTCCCATGAATTGTTGCCCTATCAAAAAACGCCTGCCCTACATCCGATGGCTCTTATCACTTCTGTGCCCTTTATGTGCCCGCATATGGTCTTGTTCGCGCCTCTTTTGCACCATTATCCCTTTCGCTCAGAAATTAGGAATTGTGGAAGGAGGTTTTCTAAATGAGACAGTCCCAGAAAGCTGACCCTTCAGGATTAATTGGGGTCAATTGAGTAAGTTGATTTTTTGGGAGTTTTTTCTTGTGTACAGAACATATGTTTGGTATAATTTAAAAAGAGAACATTAGTTCGTAATTTTGGAGTTGGGAAGATTCACATTGGAGGGATCCGACATGGAGTTAGGTATGAATAAAAAGCTGCTTCAACCTATCAGCAGCCGTTTTCAAAGTGAGGCCGACTGTATCGAGGCGATCATCGCTATGAAGTGGCCAGACGGCTTCGTTTGCCCGCGCTGCGCTTATACCAAATGCACCCGTCTGTCCTCCCGACGACTTCCTTTGTTTGAGTGCAGAAGATGCAGCTATCAAGCCTCGCCTTTGGTGGGTACGATTTTTGAAAGAACCCATCTGCCTTTGGTGAAATGGTTTCAAGCTATGGAGCTGTTCCTGCTTCCCGACGGTATCTCAGCGCTGCGGTTGAGTCAGGTGATCCAAGTTGCCTACAAGACCGCGTGGCTCATGCTGCACAAAATCCGCTATACCCTCGGTGAATGTGATGCCCGGGAGCTGCTCTCTGGAGAGGTGAAGGTGAACCGCGATCAGTATGGGACGGATCCCAACCGCTTTCATCCAGCTTCTCAACCTTATGCCACCGCAGTCGTCGCCGGCTGCACGGTCACGGAGTCTGGTGAGCCCGAGCGTGTGAAGATCCAACTGATACCGCATAAAAGAGGAGGCGAGCAATGGGCTACCCGGCACGATCTCGCTACGTTCATCAACAAGCATGTAGACGTCCATACCTCAACCAAGCGGTGGTTCCCTTTCGTTTATCGGATGTATCTGCCCTTACGGAAAGTCGTGAGAGAAGCACGGGACTCTATCAGACGCACGTATGTCGCCTTGGGGATAACGCATTTGCAGGCGTATTTGAATGAGTATACCGTCCGCCGTTACCTGCGCATGTCCTTTTCCGAGGAAGAAATGCGCCAGAACATGCTGCAGATGTGCCTGTCCATTCCAGCAATCTCGTACCGCCAGCTAATCGTAATCCGCCGGATCTCAACCATTGCAGATGCGGCTTAATCGAGATGCTTATCAACATATCTATATTTTTCGCAATAAACCACCCGACTAGCTTTTTTTGCAACGTATTTTTAACTTTATCAACTTCAGAGCATTTCCTGTTCCCAGTTTCTCTTCCTCCATGACCTGACGCAACGGGATAATCGTTAAAAAGGGGCGGAGAAACTACGTTATCCTGCCACTGCCACCCCCGCACTGGGAAGGACGTGAGGGCCATGAGGGACGTGAGGGACGCCAGGGATGCAGGAGACGGGAAGGATGCGAGGAACGGAGGAGCGGAGGAGCGGTGTATTTGAGTTGCAGAAAAATCGGTGAAATCGTATTTGACACAACAGGCTAAAATGTCAAAAGAAGCAGACCGGTTAACGGCATGCTTCTTTCCAAATCGTTCTACGTCTTCTTTCTCATCTTCGGCTTCGGCCTAGTTTCTGTCTTGACCTACTCCCGCAGCTCCTAGCGGTGCTTGCGGCTGTTCTTCATCAGCGTCATTCGCCGGGAATGGCGAAGCCAGGAATAATAAGATTTCAAATCGCGCAATTCAATGGTTTCCGACATCCGTCCAAGAAAGGTAACGATGATCATGCGGTGCATCGGGCGTCCGGCAAGGTCGAACTCTCCGGGAATTTCCGCAAATTCAGCCACCATCACGAGATCGTCATCAATTAAATAGACGTCCTCTTCCTTGCGATAATATGGCGTTATGCGTCCCTGCTTTAAACATTCCCAAGCCCATCCGGCAATCTGTTCAACCCCGACATTATCCCGATCAATTCTGTCCTGGTATCGGAGCTTGGCATGGTT
This region includes:
- a CDS encoding Rqc2 family fibronectin-binding protein; translated protein: MALDGIVTRAIVHELQTCIGGRINKIHQPAESDLVFHLRTQAGNKRLLLSANPTYPRVHFTEASFPNPLEAPMFCMLLRKHCEGGTIEAVTQVSMERIIHIDVRTRDELGDLSIKRIIIELMGRHSNIILVDPATGTQLDGIHHVTPAISGYRIVMPGFAYTAPPEQHKLHPLEADRAAFMAAWQAATAEGKGTGSGWLVDAFAGLSPLIAGEIYARAGVSGVAAEIGLNPEEAERLWLAFDGLMEEVRSQKYAPITGENAKGKSIFSAIRLTSAHGEIRTYPSISECMEDYYGDKALRDTVKQKTSDLLRFLQNERNKNIKKLTNLEKDLSEAEDAERYRIWGELLLPSLHTIRKGDTSVELVNYYDEAQGMETITLDPLLTPSENAQRYFKKYNKFKNSLAVIEEQMKLAKEEIAYLDGLLQQLNDATLSDIDEIREELTQQGYLRDRAKRGKKKKKNDRPTLHVYTSSEGIEIYVGKNNLQNEYVTNRLGKPNDTWLHTKDIPGSHVLIRSDSYGDATLNEAAQLAAYFSQAKQSSSVPVDCTLIRYVRKPNGAKPGFVIYDHQRTLYVTPDEQLIKSLPNTVKNG
- a CDS encoding PHP domain-containing protein — its product is MEPHMANERYDLHSHTQASDGMNKPAENVRLAKEKGLTGLAITDHDTVAGIEEALLAGKELGVDVVPGIEISTRAGGKDIHVLGYFLNFEDEHLLERLARLRSVREERNTLIIAKLQQLGLEITMEEVKAGVARPLRPGESLGRPHIADVLVRKGYVSDMREAFDRYLSEGKPGYASLPRISPEEAITWIHEGGGAAVLAHPGLYGDDELVRSILERGKPDGIEVYHSDHGAEEEIRYAAMAEQYGLIVTGGSDYHGVRQGVVFHGDLGGRTAPPGTVERLKQAAEAARRAEKN
- a CDS encoding selenium metabolism-associated LysR family transcriptional regulator, which produces MALNYHQLHIFYTVAQRGSFSAAAQALHMTQPAVTMQIQSLEDYFGTKLLIRSTKKIELTEAGQTLLPFARQSVELIRETEQAMSRHTSMLEGRLQLGSSLTIGEYVLPRLLGPFGQRYPHISIVMKVINTTQIIEEILNHQLSFGLVEAPVQHPDLVSEPVMEDELKLIVPAGHPLSGRRSVTVEEAIHYPFVLREKGSGTRQVMEDELRRCGVDINQIRTVMELGSTGAVKSAVEAGIGITIISPSSVKHEQALGLLEVLDIEGLSFKRMFYSIHLKSTLLPVTAVTFLTFLREYPQTT
- a CDS encoding IS1595 family transposase; its protein translation is MELGMNKKLLQPISSRFQSEADCIEAIIAMKWPDGFVCPRCAYTKCTRLSSRRLPLFECRRCSYQASPLVGTIFERTHLPLVKWFQAMELFLLPDGISALRLSQVIQVAYKTAWLMLHKIRYTLGECDARELLSGEVKVNRDQYGTDPNRFHPASQPYATAVVAGCTVTESGEPERVKIQLIPHKRGGEQWATRHDLATFINKHVDVHTSTKRWFPFVYRMYLPLRKVVREARDSIRRTYVALGITHLQAYLNEYTVRRYLRMSFSEEEMRQNMLQMCLSIPAISYRQLIVIRRISTIADAA